Proteins from a genomic interval of Rhodothermales bacterium:
- a CDS encoding PD40 domain-containing protein, which yields MQDERRRPGRFRYHTTTGRLIVFTVIFAGMFLSALPASAQYFGRNKVQYDDFDFQKFRTDHFEFYFYPEEEVAVKDAARMAERWYQRHSRTFLREFAERKPIIFYANDADFQQTNAIQGSLGQGTGGVTEALKERVIMPLTGSYADTDHVLGHELVHSFQYDIALNRTDSSRFALGLMPLWLVEGMAEYFSVGRDDPHTAMWMRDAAIRDDVPTIEKLSRGYQYFPYRYGQALLAYVGGKYGDAAVANLFKLGGRVGVDSAVVYTLGIKPDSLSNEWISSLKEAYLPLVEDRMPADSVGRVVLASDIDAGDMNVSPVVSPDGQYVAFLSERDLFNINLFIADAETGEVVKKLKAANGNSHFDAIRFINSAGSWSPDGQRFAFVTFVQGDNEISILDWRSGSITRRISVDGVSAITNPAWSPDGQSIVFSGLDGGISDLYLLNLETDQVTQLTNDRFSDLQPAWAPDSRTIAFVTDRGEDGTNFATLDYAKERIGLYRVDTGEIDIVKVFDGVHTNPQFSPDGRSIFFISDHDGFKDVYRYGLVDQTISRLTYLQTGVSGITTMSPAMTVAGQSGRMVFSVFGNNRYNVHALEADETVGEPYVVPDENTRAIAGVLPPYREQNQGLVANYLADPLTGLPPDQDYEVSEYGAKLTLDYVAPPTIGVTAGGPYGSGLVGGVGFFFSDMLGNHNLSIVAQANGSFKDVGGQAYYLNRENRLNYGGLVGHIPILLIGTGVGFTVDPETNIPSQVVSQFKQRIYIDQVQGIASYPFTQTRRLEFSGGFTRYGFDYEVDNYYFSNFGVRRERTQLNDQEPDPVFFGSGGLAIVNDFSFFGFTSPVRGGRSRFELSPFVGSATFLRATVDYRRYLQANPVTLAIRGLHVGNYGAKLDGDSDNLFTQEYLGYANSRGFLRGYSFSSFNSFRECTVTDNGTCAEFDRLRGSRIALASAELRVPFFGTEQFGLINFPYLPTEISLFADAGLAWTAEDQPTLKWERESAERVPVFSTGVTTRFNLFGYTVLEIFYAKPWQRPGKGAHFGFQIVPGW from the coding sequence ATGCAAGACGAAAGGCGTCGACCGGGCCGATTCCGGTACCACACCACTACCGGACGGCTCATCGTCTTTACCGTGATTTTCGCCGGCATGTTCCTGTCTGCCCTGCCGGCCAGCGCCCAGTATTTCGGGCGAAACAAGGTCCAGTACGACGATTTTGACTTCCAGAAATTCCGTACCGACCACTTTGAGTTCTACTTCTATCCGGAAGAAGAAGTCGCCGTCAAGGACGCGGCCCGTATGGCCGAGCGCTGGTACCAGCGCCACTCACGCACCTTCCTTCGCGAGTTCGCCGAACGCAAGCCCATCATTTTCTATGCGAACGATGCGGATTTCCAGCAGACGAACGCCATTCAGGGCAGTTTGGGCCAGGGAACGGGGGGCGTAACCGAGGCGCTCAAGGAGCGCGTCATTATGCCGCTCACGGGCAGCTATGCCGATACGGACCACGTCCTGGGCCATGAGCTGGTGCACTCGTTTCAGTACGACATCGCACTCAACCGGACGGACAGTTCGCGCTTTGCGCTGGGCCTCATGCCACTCTGGCTTGTCGAGGGTATGGCCGAGTATTTCTCCGTGGGGCGGGATGACCCGCACACGGCCATGTGGATGCGCGATGCCGCCATTCGCGACGATGTGCCTACGATCGAAAAACTCAGCCGCGGCTACCAGTACTTCCCGTATCGATACGGACAGGCCCTTCTGGCATACGTGGGGGGCAAGTACGGCGATGCTGCCGTGGCCAACCTGTTCAAGCTCGGCGGTCGCGTAGGCGTAGACTCGGCCGTCGTGTACACGCTCGGCATCAAGCCGGACTCTCTGTCCAACGAATGGATTTCCTCGCTGAAAGAGGCCTATCTGCCGCTGGTGGAAGACCGCATGCCGGCCGACAGCGTCGGGCGCGTGGTCCTGGCCTCTGACATCGACGCCGGAGACATGAACGTGTCGCCGGTGGTCTCCCCGGACGGCCAGTACGTGGCGTTCCTTTCTGAGCGTGATCTGTTCAACATCAACCTGTTCATTGCCGACGCCGAAACCGGTGAGGTGGTCAAGAAGCTGAAGGCCGCCAACGGTAACTCGCATTTTGACGCCATCCGGTTCATCAATTCGGCAGGATCCTGGTCGCCGGACGGACAACGCTTTGCGTTTGTCACCTTTGTGCAGGGCGACAACGAAATCTCCATTCTGGACTGGCGGTCCGGCAGCATCACGCGGAGGATTTCGGTCGATGGAGTCTCGGCAATTACCAACCCGGCGTGGTCGCCGGACGGACAGTCGATTGTCTTCTCCGGCCTCGACGGCGGGATCAGTGACCTGTACCTGCTCAATCTCGAGACGGACCAGGTCACTCAGCTGACCAATGATCGCTTTTCGGACCTGCAGCCTGCGTGGGCCCCTGACTCGCGCACCATCGCCTTCGTGACCGACCGCGGCGAAGACGGCACCAACTTCGCGACGCTCGACTACGCCAAAGAGCGCATCGGCCTGTACCGGGTGGACACCGGCGAAATCGACATCGTCAAGGTGTTTGACGGCGTGCATACCAACCCGCAGTTCTCGCCGGATGGACGCAGCATCTTCTTTATATCCGACCACGATGGGTTCAAGGACGTGTACCGGTACGGTCTGGTGGATCAGACCATCAGCCGCCTGACGTACCTGCAGACGGGTGTCAGTGGCATTACCACCATGTCACCCGCGATGACCGTTGCCGGACAGAGCGGCCGCATGGTGTTCTCAGTCTTCGGCAACAATCGCTACAACGTGCACGCGCTGGAGGCAGACGAGACGGTCGGCGAGCCCTATGTGGTGCCGGATGAAAACACGCGTGCTATTGCCGGCGTGCTGCCGCCGTATCGGGAGCAGAATCAGGGTCTGGTTGCCAACTACCTCGCAGATCCGCTGACCGGACTGCCTCCGGATCAGGACTATGAAGTCAGCGAGTACGGCGCGAAACTGACGCTGGACTACGTCGCACCGCCGACTATCGGGGTGACCGCCGGAGGGCCCTACGGGTCAGGACTTGTGGGGGGCGTCGGCTTCTTCTTCTCAGACATGCTGGGAAATCACAACCTGTCCATTGTGGCTCAGGCAAACGGCTCGTTCAAGGATGTCGGTGGACAGGCGTACTACCTGAATCGCGAGAATCGGCTCAACTACGGGGGCCTTGTGGGCCACATACCGATCCTGCTGATTGGAACCGGTGTCGGCTTCACCGTGGATCCGGAGACCAATATCCCGTCCCAGGTGGTCAGCCAGTTCAAGCAACGCATCTACATAGACCAGGTGCAGGGTATCGCGAGCTACCCGTTCACCCAGACTCGTCGTCTGGAGTTCTCCGGCGGATTCACCCGGTACGGGTTCGACTATGAGGTAGACAACTACTACTTCTCGAACTTCGGAGTGCGACGGGAGCGCACGCAGCTCAATGATCAGGAGCCGGATCCGGTGTTTTTCGGTTCTGGCGGACTCGCCATCGTCAATGACTTCTCGTTCTTCGGCTTCACGTCACCGGTGCGAGGGGGACGGTCTCGATTCGAGCTCTCGCCCTTCGTAGGGTCGGCAACCTTCCTTCGTGCCACCGTGGACTATCGCCGGTACCTGCAGGCGAATCCCGTGACACTGGCCATCAGAGGGCTGCATGTCGGCAACTACGGCGCCAAGCTGGATGGAGACTCCGACAACCTGTTCACCCAGGAATACCTCGGCTACGCAAACAGCAGAGGGTTCCTGAGGGGCTACTCGTTCTCCTCCTTCAACAGCTTCCGGGAGTGCACTGTCACGGACAACGGCACCTGCGCCGAGTTTGACCGTCTTCGAGGGAGCAGAATCGCTCTGGCTTCCGCCGAGCTTCGTGTACCGTTCTTCGGGACCGAGCAGTTCGGCCTGATCAACTTCCCGTACCTGCCGACCGAGATTTCTCTGTTCGCAGACGCGGGCCTTGCCTGGACAGCCGAAGATCAGCCGACGCTGAAGTGGGAGCGCGAGAGCGCGGAGCGTGTGCCCGTGTTCTCTACCGGTGTCACCACGCGATTCAACCTGTTCGGATACACCGTGCTGGAGATTTTTTACGCCAAGCCCTGGCAGCGTCCGGGCAAGGGGGCGCACTTTGGATTCCAGATCGTTCCGGGCTGGTAG
- the mrdA gene encoding penicillin-binding protein 2, whose product MIGDTGADIHSSRGRIFSVAVVLVLGMLIGRLAQLQLVNASEYSGESRTNSMREKRVLAARGTLMDRNGVVLVDNQPAYAITLTPMYFDSTRTLALAEVLEMPLEVLEQRIAEARDFSTFLPSPILNGVTFDRLARMLERSDEFRGVSYHATQRRRYPSSVRASHALGYVREISSEDLAEFEDLGYRPGDRLGQRGIERIYEQELRGRIGSEFRMVNVHGQDVDAFRGGVEDIDPVPGSDLILTIDADMQALAESLFVGKRGAAVALDPNNGEILALVSKPDFSLDQFTRQISAEGWAALNASVEKPLFNRATMSGQMPGSTWKPLIGLIALQEGVITPDESFYCPGYHEMGRGNFFRCMHVHGSIAVVEAIQESCNTFFFEMMRRVDVNTFASYARSFGFGKRIDTDLTEQDPGLIPDSSWYNETYGRWTVGYQMNLGVGQGELKVTPIQLARYMATVANGGTSYVPHLIKAHVDPTTGEHVRPDIPPGETAGIRSDYVDLAREAMRRVMTAGTGVALQIPGIESGAKTGTAENSRGRDDSVFIMFAPFENPQIALAVAVENAGFGGSAAGPIASLMAEQYLTGEVTRPILVNRMLNLKSDPLPGTD is encoded by the coding sequence ATGATTGGGGACACAGGAGCGGACATCCACTCCAGCCGGGGTAGAATCTTTTCGGTTGCCGTGGTGCTGGTGCTCGGCATGTTGATTGGCCGGCTTGCCCAACTTCAACTGGTCAATGCTTCCGAGTACTCCGGCGAATCGCGCACCAATTCCATGCGCGAGAAGCGCGTACTCGCGGCGAGGGGCACGCTCATGGATCGCAATGGTGTAGTCCTGGTCGACAACCAGCCGGCCTACGCCATCACGCTGACCCCCATGTACTTCGACTCCACGCGCACGCTGGCGCTGGCAGAAGTTCTGGAGATGCCTCTCGAAGTCCTGGAGCAGCGCATTGCGGAAGCGCGCGACTTCAGCACCTTCCTGCCATCGCCCATTCTGAACGGCGTCACCTTCGACAGACTGGCGCGCATGCTGGAACGCTCAGACGAGTTCCGTGGCGTGTCCTATCACGCCACGCAGAGGCGTCGCTATCCGTCCAGCGTTCGCGCCTCCCACGCACTGGGCTACGTGCGCGAGATCTCGAGCGAGGACCTGGCGGAATTCGAGGATCTGGGCTACCGGCCGGGAGATCGACTCGGTCAGCGAGGTATCGAGCGTATCTACGAACAGGAACTACGCGGCCGTATAGGCAGCGAGTTTCGCATGGTGAACGTTCATGGCCAGGACGTGGACGCGTTTCGGGGCGGAGTGGAAGACATTGACCCGGTTCCGGGCAGCGACCTGATCCTGACGATTGATGCCGACATGCAGGCGCTCGCCGAAAGCCTGTTCGTAGGCAAGCGGGGCGCGGCTGTAGCTCTCGATCCGAACAATGGTGAGATCCTGGCGCTGGTATCGAAGCCGGATTTCAGCCTGGACCAGTTCACCCGGCAGATTTCTGCCGAGGGGTGGGCGGCCTTGAACGCGAGTGTAGAAAAGCCGCTGTTCAACCGGGCCACCATGTCCGGTCAGATGCCGGGTTCCACGTGGAAACCACTTATCGGGCTGATTGCGCTCCAGGAGGGCGTCATCACGCCGGACGAGTCGTTCTACTGTCCGGGATACCACGAGATGGGTCGTGGAAATTTCTTTCGCTGCATGCACGTGCACGGCTCGATCGCAGTGGTAGAGGCCATTCAGGAGTCCTGCAATACGTTCTTTTTTGAGATGATGCGGCGGGTAGACGTGAACACGTTTGCCAGCTATGCCAGGTCCTTTGGCTTCGGCAAACGCATCGATACCGACCTCACCGAGCAGGACCCCGGTCTGATTCCTGATTCCAGCTGGTACAACGAGACGTACGGTCGCTGGACCGTGGGCTATCAGATGAACCTGGGCGTGGGGCAGGGCGAACTCAAGGTTACGCCCATACAGCTGGCCCGCTACATGGCCACCGTCGCGAACGGTGGTACCTCGTACGTCCCACATTTGATCAAGGCCCACGTTGATCCAACGACCGGAGAACATGTCCGTCCGGACATCCCGCCCGGCGAGACCGCGGGCATACGCAGCGACTATGTGGACCTGGCCCGGGAGGCCATGCGACGGGTCATGACTGCCGGCACCGGCGTGGCCCTGCAGATACCGGGCATTGAGAGCGGTGCCAAAACGGGCACTGCCGAGAACAGCCGCGGTCGGGACGATTCCGTGTTCATCATGTTCGCCCCGTTCGAAAACCCGCAGATCGCGTTGGCCGTGGCGGTTGAAAACGCCGGCTTCGGCGGGTCGGCCGCAGGTCCCATCGCCAGTCTGATGGCCGAACAATACCTGACCGGAGAAGTCACCCGGCCCATCCTGGTGAACCGCATGCTGAACCTGAAGTCGGATCCGCTTCCGGGTACGGACTGA